The window GCGGTCGGCGGGTACACCGCGCACGATGAGGTATTTGACGACGGCTGCAGCGCGGGCTGTCGATAGTTCCCAGTTCGACGGGAACTGTGCCTTGGAAATTGGCCTGCTGTCGGTGTGGCCGTTGATCTGCAAAGCCCAATCGATGTCATTTGGAATGCTGCGTTGAAGCTCAACGATAGCTTCGGCGATCTTGTCCATCGCGGACATGCCTTCCGGCGTCAGCGTTGCCGAACCCGACGGGAAAAGGACTTCGGATTCGAAGACGAAGCGGTCACCAACGACGCGGATGTCTTTTCGATCTTTCAGCAGTTCGCTCAAGCGGCCGAAGAAGTCGGAGCGGTAGCGTTTCAGTTCCTGAACCTGTATCGCGAGGGCCGCGTTAAGGCGCGCGCCGAGATCCTTGATCGTCTTGTCGCTCTCGTCGCCTTTCTTGTCGGCCGCGTCCAGGGCGTCATTCAGGGCGGCGATCTGACGGCGCAAAGCGATGAGCTGCTGGTTCAGCAAATCGACTTTCGACAGGGCTTCGGATGAAATGTTTTTCTGAGATTCGAGATCCGCGCTCAGGCCTGCGATTTTACCTTCGGCTGCTTCCGCGCGCTCGTCGGCACCGAGCCCGGCGCCGGTCAGTTTCTGATTGTCGGCTTTCAGTGCGGAGAGAGAGGCTTGCAGCGCCGCAAGTTCATCCGCCGCGGATTGCGATTTGCCTTTTTCGAGTGACAG is drawn from Hyphomicrobium methylovorum and contains these coding sequences:
- a CDS encoding peptidoglycan -binding protein, with protein sequence MARGRSRRSGEYGEFWPAYVDVLSTLLLVVTLLMSIFMIAQYFSAEEATGKDSALKRLTRQISELTSMLSLEKGKSQSAADELAALQASLSALKADNQKLTGAGLGADERAEAAEGKIAGLSADLESQKNISSEALSKVDLLNQQLIALRRQIAALNDALDAADKKGDESDKTIKDLGARLNAALAIQVQELKRYRSDFFGRLSELLKDRKDIRVVGDRFVFESEVLFPSGSATLTPEGMSAMDKIAEAIVELQRSIPNDIDWALQINGHTDSRPISKAQFPSNWELSTARAAAVVKYLIVRGVPADRLVAAGYGEFQPVDGGTSEEAMQKNRRIELKLTSR